From the Paraflavitalea soli genome, the window GGGTGTTTACCTGCCGCTGATCGGCTGTCCCCTGCGGGTACGTGGCAAGGAAAATTTTGAGCCGGGGAAAAATTATGTGGTGGTATGCAACCACAATTCACTGATGGATGTGCCCATTTCCTCTCCCGCTATACCCGGTGGCAATAAGACCATTGCCAAAAGTGAGATGGCCAAACTACCTGTATTTGGTGTTATTTATAAGACAGGCAGTGTGCTGGTAGACCGGAAGAGTGATAAAAGCCGCAAGGATAGTTATACAACAATGAAGAAAGTGCTGGGCATGGGCTTACACATGTGTATCTATCCCGAAGGCACCCGCAATAAAACGGATCAACCCCTGAAACCATTTCACGATGGGGCTTTCCGGCTGGCCATCGATACGAATAAGGCGGTGGTTCCCGGCATTATCTTCAATACACGCAAGGTATTACCGCCCAGCAAACCTTTTTTCCTGATGCCGCACCGCCTGGCCATACATTTCCTGGCACCCATTCCTGTAGAGCCCAATGATACAGTGGAGACCTTAAAAAACAGGGTGCATGGTGTAATGGCAGCCTACTATGAAGCAAACCGGCAATGATTTCGGATGTAGGATGTAGAATTTAGGATTCTTCAGGTCTAACAACGCAATAAATTAAAAACAGTCAGCCGTTTCAAGGTGCGGAGCAATCCTACATTCTAAATCCTACATCCTACATTCCACATCTTTATTGCCCATAGAAATACCGCGTTCTGTTGACCTTCAGGTCGCGAAGGATGCCTGATTTGGGATTGATGGTAAAATTGAAGGTGCGGATAGGTCCTACGGGGGTCACATTGATAGACAATTGCCAGCAGTGCATTTCGCGCGAAATAAACATGGTGAACATCTGTATCGCAGAAGTATTAAAATCGTAATAGGTATTCATGCCCATTTTCCATTTGGGGGTGAGGTTGAAATCCCCATTCAGGCTCATGTTGGAATTGGTCTTTGTTTCGAAACCGGAATAGTCGGCTTTGAAATTACGGCTGAAGCTGAAAGAATAAGAAATATTCAATGACCAGGGGATATTAAAATCAGCAAACTCAGCGGCGTGCTGTTGTGTATAATTCATCTGCTCCATTTGTTCTTCCGGGGTCATAGGAGGCAGGTTATTGTTATTGAACTGATCCTCTTTTTCCTTTGCTTTCTTGTCATCCTTCGGCTTGCTCTGGAAAGAGGTAGAAACAGCTATATTACCATTGGTGATACGGCCCGGTGAGAACCGTCCTCCCTTCCAGGCATACTCATTGATACGGTATCCGCGATCATTGACCTTATAAGGATCGAGGTTGGCGCCGGCAGTGATATTGATCTTTTCAAACAAGGTGCTGCGGAAATAAAGGCTGATCGTAGACAGCTTGAAGGAGTCGGCCAGGAAGTTATAACCACCATTGAAACCAAAACCATCGATGAGGCGTATCTTTTTAATACCCCCATCTGTGGTGTCTTTTTTAGACCGCACTTTTGCTTCTATATTATTATCCAGGCCAAAGCTGATACCACCAAACTGGCCTTCGCCGAATGGACCGAAGATGGTACCATCATAATAAGAGAAACGATAGAAGTTTTTACCCGTAGAATCGACCTGCATTGTATAATAATCCTTTGCGGCCATATCAGGCTTATAGCTGATGGAGAAAGTAGGCCTTATTACGTGTCGGATAGCGGTAATGGGACTGTTGGGTCCAAAATTCTCAAACTTTCCAAAGATGGCGGTACTCAATCCCAGACTGAAAGAGAGATCCCGGGCGGTATAAAACCCTTTCTGAATACTGGTATCCATGCGATTGGTGAGCTTATTCCAGTTGCGCCTAAATTTCCGGGAATACCATTTTTCCTGGTAACTGATGCCGGGCGATACCTGTAAAGGGCCTAACGAAGGCAGTGATAGCTGGATAGGGATATTGTGTTGAGCGCCCCATTGCATGGTATCGATGAGCTTGCTCAGGCTAAAATCTTTTTCATAGATACTGATCTGGTTGGCCACATTGGTGTTCAATCCCACGCCTAGTTTTTCATACCATTTAGATTCACCAATCAATTCCTTTCGTGCGAAAGGGTAAAATGTATTAACTGTAAAAGCCACATTGGGCAGGTTCATGTTGATCAGCGCCGGTTCATTATTATTCTGGTTGTGGTTGGCACTGGCCGTCAGGTTGTACCGGGTACCCCAGGTCTTGGAATAAGTGATAGATGAGTTCAGGTTATTCTGCACATTGCGCATGGGGTTGTTGGTCACATACTGGTTGTACTTGGAAGAACCCGCATTTACGTTGGCCGAGAAGGTTTGCCCCGGCCTGGCCCGGCTGTCTACGGTATGGCTCCAGGAAATATTGAAGGTTTGGGCTGTCGTAAACTCCTGTTTGGCGTCATTGCTCAGGATACGGGTGCTTTGATAAGCGAGGTTCATGGAACCATTGTACCGGTAGCGTTTGCGATAGGATGGTGTTACAAATGCCGCCCAACCACCATAAGAATAGATATTGGTGCGAAGGATCACATCAAAATAATCGTTCAATACTTTATAATAACCCAGCCCTTCCAATCCCAATCCAAACTGGTCGCTGGCGGTAAATTGAGGGGGCAGCAAACCGGAATGCCTTCCCTGTGAAAGGGGGAAAAATCCAAAAGGCAGGTATATGGGCACAGGAACGCCTTCAAATTCGGGGTGAATAGGCCCGGTTACGGCCAGTTTCTGACTCACCATCTTCATTTTGGGTGTACGGAAAGCAAAGTGTGGGGTATCGAGGTTACAGGTAGTAATAATACCCCGGGCAGCGAAATATTCAGTAGGTGATATCTTTTTGATCTTTTCTCCCTGTACAAACATTTCACCCTGGGCAGTGATGGTACTCTGTGTGATGCCCTTTTGGGTCTTTGTATTGAAGCGCATGAGATCAGCATCCATCTTCGTGTCGGCCTGGATCATCTTAGGTCTGCCGATGATATTGCCCGCTGAATCGCGGCGGAAGGTAGCGACCACCTCATTCTTCTGCTGGTCCATTTCAATACTGTCGGCGGTAAGGTCCATATCCTTATACTTCACATTGGCCTTACTATACAAGATGACCTTCTTACTAGGCACATCCATCACGATGGAGTCGGAAGCAGCATAATGTACGGGAGCATCGAGCGAGTCTTTGGACATCTTTACATCAAAGGTGTCTGACTTTATAGCGGCGGAATCTTTTGATCTGATGGAAGCAGAATCCCTGACTGCAGGGATGGTATCTGTTTTGTTGGGAATAGTATCAGTCCTGGGTTTGGTGGTATCCTGGAAACCCGTTAATGAAATGCCAAATCCGGTAGCAGCAGAATAATTACCGTGCATATTCATCGTTAATAATAACAATGAGACGAGTAATATCGGCAACGAAAGTTGTTTTAGGCTATTTTTGCGTCCGTTAATCATATGCAGTGGTGGGCAAAAATAGTTATTAATGCATTAAGATTATGTGAAGATTGGCTGGCCCATAAAATCATAACGAAATATGTTCAAAAGGTTTACAGGGATAGTGGTGTTGGCTGTTTCCCTCTCTATGCTGATCGCTTTCACCGTTAAGCAACCGGTACCACATAAACAAAAGCCTGCATTAGGTATCATTATTATTGATCCCGGGCATGGTGGCATGGACCCCGGCACCCTGGGCAGCTATTCGCGGGAATCGAGGGTGGCCCTGGCGATCTCCCTCAAACTGGGTAAAGCCATTAAGGCTGCCTTTCCTGATACCAAGGTGCTGTATACCCGCACTACGGACATTTTGCCCGGACAAAGAACGCTAAAAGAGTCTTACTATTATAGGTCTGATTTTGCCAATCAATCGAATGGCGATCTGTTCATCAGCATACATTGTAACGCCATCGGCAAAAAGCCGGGGGGCTGGTACGAGAAAAAGATCGTTTCCTACAAAAATGTCACCACAGGCAAGGGTAAAAAGAAAAAGACGAAGCAGGTTCCGGTATACAAGTCCTACTACGTAAAAAATACGCATAAAGGTACTGAGACCTATATCTGGGCCGCGGACCGCGTAGGGTTTAAAGGAGAGGCTATTAATCAACGGCAGGAAGAGAGTGGAGAGAAAACAGATAGTTCTATCACTTTCGATATGAGTTCACCGGAGTCCCGTATCAGGGCCCAGCTGTATGAAAAGAAATATTTTGCCAAAAGCCTGCTGCTGGCCAATCATGTGGAAGAAGCATTCGATAAAGGCGGGCGTATAAGTTATGGGGTTAAACAACGGAACCAGGAAGGCATCTGGGTGCTGCAGGCCACGGGAATGCCCAGTATACTGGTAGAAACGGGCTTTCTTTCCAATACGGAGGAAGAGAAATACCTGAACAGCGAAAAGGGGCAAAACGAAGTGGTAGCAGCGATCGTGGCTGGTCTCAAAAAGTATAAAGCCTCGCTGGAAAACACGAAGTGAGTCGGAAAGACGGGAAGTCCGAAAGTCCGAAAGTAATACAGTAGAGGCTATCCGTTTTTCTTCCGGTCTTCCGGACTTTTGGACTTCCGGTCCTATTTTAACGTATTAATAAGCATCTTCATCCGTTATTTTTGCATCTTGCCCTATATATCACCAGCTATCTTAAACAGAACCGGATTATAATATGATTAAAAAGATCACCTGTTTTTTGCTGATTGCTACGGTTTTTACAGTATTGACGGCCTTTTATACTGAGCCTACCGGGGTAATGCAAAAGCCTGTGATTAAGACCATTATCATAGATGCCGGCCATGGCGGATCGGACAATGGAGCCCGGGGAGACTACTCCTTTGAAAAGGACATTTGCCTCGGCATAGCCCTTAAACTGGGTAAAAAACTGGAGCAGGAATTTCCCCAGATCAAAATACTGTACACACGTACGAAAGACGAATACCCCTCCATTAAGTCGAGGGCCGACTTTGCCAATGTGAATAAAGGTGATCTCTTTGTATCCATCCACGTAAACGCCGGCCCCAAAATAAAGCATTCCAATTTTGCGGGCTACCGCACAGAAACCTACTATACAGGCAAAGGCAAAAGCCGGAAGAAAAGGACCCGGAAGGTACCCAAATACACTATCTACTATACAGACAATCCTTCCAATGGGACTGAAACCTATATCTGGGCTGCTGACCGCGCCGATGCCAAAGGAGAATATGTATCAGAGCGTATGTCGGAAGAAGTGAATGACTCCACGGAATATGCGCCGGATATCAATGATCCTGAATTTAAGGCCAAATCGCTCTTGTGGACGAAACGCTATTTTGACAAAAGCCTGGCGCTGGCCACCATGGTGGAAGAAGAGTTTGTAAATGGCGGGCGGGTAAGCCGGGGTGTAAAACAACGGAATGAGAAGGGCATCTGGGTGCTCCAGGCCACAGCGATGCCCAGTATACTGGTAGAAACGGGCTTTATTACCCACCGGCCTGATGAGGACTACCTCAATAGCGTCAAGGGGCAGGAAGAAGTGGCGGGCCATGTATTGGCAGCCATCAAACGCTACAAAGAAGGTTCGGAAGGCAAATAAGAAGACAGGAGACAGAATACAGCATACAGAAGCCTTTGTTTAGAAAGCAGAAGCCCTAAATTCATGGATCCTGCCTTATACCATGGCCTCCAAGGTTCAGATTCTGTATTCTGTCTCCTGTATTCTGTATTCTCCCCTCGTAATTCCTTATTTTTGTTGATAATATACTTTTTGGGGGTGGTCTCAAACAGACTGCTGAAAAAAGTGTTATTTGCTCACAAAATAGCCTGTAATGAAAATTTCGAATGAAACCAAGGTGGGATCGCTGACTGCTATCGCTATCGTAATCCTGATCCTGGGCTTTAATTTTTTGAAAGGAAAAAACCTCGCCGACCGGAGTGACAAGATATATGCAGAATTTCCCGCGGTAGATGGCCTGCAGGTTTCCAATCCCATTTTTATTAACGGGCTCCAGGTAGGAAAGGTGTACGGAATGGTAGAAAAAGACAAAAACCTGAGTGGGGTGGTCGTGACGATCAGCCTTACCAAAGACATTAATATCCCCAAAAATTCTGTAGCCACGATCAGCAGCGAACTGCTGGGCACCACTTCTATCAAGATCAGGCTGGGCAGCGGCGGCGATTATATACAAGATGGAGATACTTTGCAAACGGCCAAAACATTGGGCCTGGCTGATAAACTGCAAAGCAGCCTTGACCCTACGCTGGCCAGTGTGAATAAAACACTGGGCTCGCTCGACGTGGTATTGCAAAACCTGAACAGTGTACTCGATCCCAATACTAAAAACAACCTGCAAAGTATTGTAGCCAACCTCACCTCTTCTTCCAGGTCACTGGAGAAATTACTGGATGCGCAAACGGGTATGCTGGCCAAAACACTGGCCAATACAGAATCGGTGACGGGCAACCTCGCCAAGAACAATGATAAGATCAATGCTACTGTAGACAACCTCGAAAAAGCCACAGCCAAACTGGCCAATGTAAAATTGGATGAAGCGGTAGCCAGTTTACAAGGCACCCTCACCAAACTGGGGGCTGCTGTAGATAAGGTCAACAGCAACCAAAGCTCCATCGGTGCGCTGTTAAATGATCGCAAATTGTACGACCAGTTATTACAAACGAATCGCAGTTTGACTACCTTGCTCGACGACTTGCGGACTAACCCAAAACGTTATGTTAACATATCTGTTTTTGGAAGAAAAGATAAAAAAGGGCCGCTGATGTCGCCTATATATGATTCTACTTCTACGTCGAAACCCTGAAGACAATAAGATGCGAAGGTTTATCTGCCTGTTTGTATTTTTCGCACTGGCGTTTTCCAGTGTTTCTGCCCAGGTAACCAGTACCCCGCAGCCGGGCGCTGATACCATGAAGGTAGTGGAGCTGATCTATGCAGATCGCTTACGGACAGAGCAAAAAGACTCGGTTACGGAAGTACAGACGCTGGCGGGGAAGGTACACCTGAAGCAGGGCAAAACCCAATTTTACTGCGATAGCGCTGTCTATAATAAACACACCAAGATCGTGGAAGCTTTTGGCCATGTGCACATCAACGATGCCGACAGTGTACACACCTATGCGGATTACCTGCTCTACCACGTAGATACCAAACTGGCCACGCTCACCAGGAATGCAAAGCTCACGGATGGCAAGACTACGCTATTGACGGATGAATTGCATTATGACGCCAACCAGAAAATCGGGGAATACTTCAACGGCGGGCGTGTACTCAACAACCAATCGGTATTAACCAGCAAGGAAGGCACCTATTACGGCGAACTGAAAGATATTTATTTCAAAAAAGATGTGGTACTTAAAGACCCCAAGTACTACCTCAAGTCGGACTCTCTTTTATACAATACCAGTACGGAAACAGCCACCTTCATTACGAAAACGTATATCGAAGACAGCGCCAAACGTAAGATCACTACACGGGAAGGATATTATGACCTGAAGCACCGCAATGCCAGTTTTGGCAAGCGGCCCATTATAGAAGACACCAAGGCCAGAACAAAGACGATCGCAGATATTGTGGAAACGGATGATTCAACGGGTATCACTACGCTTATCGGCCAGGCAGTGCACATCGACAGTGCGCAAGGGGTATCCTTACTGGCAAACCTGATCATCACGAACCGGAAAGAGGAAACGCTCTTTGCCACGCAGCATCCTCTCATGATCATCAAGCAGGACAATGATTCGATCTATGTAACAGCCGACACGCTGTTCTCCGGCAGACTCAGTAAGATGAAGGTACTCACCCAAAAAGATTCCCTGACGGGCAAAACGGATACGATCAAAGGAGCACTGACGATCAATACCAAAGACAGACCCCAAAATGACAGTGCCGACCGGTATTTCCAGGGCTATCACCATGTGCGTATTTATTCAGATTCGCTGCAGGCGGTAGCCGACAGCATGTTCTATTCAGGTATTGACTCTGTTTTCCAGCTATTCACTGATCCGATAGCCTGGGCCAGCAACAGCCAGATAACAGGCGATACGATGTACCTGTATACCAAAAATAAAAAGCCGCAACGACTCTATGTATTTGAGAATGGCTTTGCGGTCAATAAAGTAGGCAAGGATATGTACAACCAGTTAAGGGGAAACAGGATGAATGGTTACTTTATAGATGGCAATATTGATTATATGCGTTCCAAAGGCAATGCCGAAAGTGTGTTTTATGTGATGGACAGTGACAGCGCCCTGGTGGGCGTTAATAAAGCCGAAGGGGATATTATTGATCTGCGTTTTCTCAATAAAGAATTGAATAAGGTAGTGGTCATCAGTGATCCTAAAGCTACCATGTTCCCCGCCAAACAAGCTACAGAACAGGATAAGGTGCTGCGCAGCTTCCGCTGGCTGGAAGCCAGGAGGCCGAAGTCGAAGTTTGAGATGTTTGAGAATTAGCCCCGTGAATCGGCAGTCGGCAATCGGCAATCGGCAATCGGCAATCTTTTGCGTCGATGGCCTTTTGCTTCGAAAGCAGATTTCTCACTCCGCTTCGCTTCGTTCGAAATGACAGAAGGAAGGGTTTCGTTCGAAATAAACAAAAGGAAGGATTTCATTCGAAATGACAGAAGGAGTAGTTTCTTCACTCAACTTTAACAACACCCCTTTAATACAGTGGCACTATTTTTCGTTCATAAGTAACAAACCAGACGGATCATGAAACGTATCGCACTGCTCTTCACCATCACCTGTCTCTTTGTTTTCATTGGCCAGGAGTCCTCTGCACAGGATTACCGCCTTGGCCTGGGTCTACGACTCAGCAACTCCACGCCCACACTCAACAGTTCATTCAGTGGCAAATATTTCGTTACCGATCGCAGTGCTGTAGAAGGACTGGTATCCTTTGGCAGCCGCTTTGGTATGGGCGCTTTGCTGGAGATCCACCAGCCATTTGCCTCGGCACCGGGCCTGCGCTGGTTCTATGGTGTAGGCGCTTATGTGGGCTGGGAGTATGGTGATACGTACCTGGGGCCTACGGGCGCACTGGGACTGGACTATAAGTTTTCCAACGCGCCTATCAATTTGTCGCTCGACTGGAAACCGGAGCTCGACATTATGCCGGACATCAATTTTGTACCCGACGCCTTTGCACTTACGGTACGCTTCACTTTGAAATAAGTCAATTGGCAGGGGCTTCCCCATTTTTATCGATCAGGGTAATCTGATCAATAATCTTCTGCACGGTATTTCGCCAGGTGAATTGCTGCAAGGCAAAAGATTGCGCGCCGGCCCCCATGGCAGTAAGCCTGCCGGTATCGGACATCAAATTACTCAATACGCCTGCTAACCGTTCCGCATCGGGTGAATCGATCCCTACACCAAACTTACCGTAATGGGATAGTTCAGGAAAGCTGTTGCGGTTCAAACCTACGATGGGCATTTTACACAACATGGCTTCTATATACACCAATCCCCATGGCTCGTTGATAGCAGGCATCAGGAACAAGCTGTGGCTATTAAAAAGCTCCTGCAACTGGCCAATGGACAGAAAATCATAGGCAGTGATATTGGGATGACTGGCCATTTGCTGGTACTTCTTTTGCCCAACGATGGACAGGTGCATATCAGGATGTTCGCGGAGGGCCTTTTTAAATGCGTCCAGGACTATGAATCCTCCTTTATCTTCAAACCTACCCTTGGCGGCAAATAATATCTTCTTCTGTCTGTAATCCTTCTGACCAAAAAAGGGTTTGATAACACCAGGCCCCGTACCCACTACGGTAATTTTGGAAGGATTGACATGGTAATGATTGATCAGGTTCTCTTTAACATATTCGCTGATGGGGAAAATATGTGTAGCCTGTGCAAACGAAAGCTGTTCCAGTTCTTCACACAGCTTTATGATCCGTTTGGAATACAAGTGCCTGAAGGTGGAATGTGTAGACCACAGATCCCAGGTAGAATCGCAATAAATATAATGATACTGGCCTTTGGGGAGCTTTCTGAATGGCAGGTCGCCGGTGCCAAAATGCAATGTATGGTTTGAGACTGACCTGCGGGTATTTTTGACAGATGTGGCAGCATTTATCTGCCTTACGGTCCTGCTTCTTCTCTCCCAGCCCGGCTTGACATTGTAATACAAAGCGCCGGTAAATTTCAGGAAACGGCTCAGCAGGGTATTCTCATCGGAAGAAAAAGCGGAGGCGAGGTTATCATTGGCCTCCAAAACCTTTAAAATGTTGTAGGGTGTACCTGACCACACTTTGGGATTATGCGGATTACCAATACCACATATATTGATCTTCATAATTAAGATTTAGTTTACTTCTTTAACCAGTTCCATTTTTTGCTTCAGTTGGTTTACCAGGTCCATACTACGTTTTATACAAACATCCATATTGTAATATTGCCACTCACCAAATCTTCCCAATGTAGCCATGCCCGCTTGCTGCAGATAGGCTTGTATGCGTTGGGTAGCAGCAGCATAATTTTCATCAAATACTACATAAGCATGATCGGATACATGGTAGTCGAGCGGACGGATCAAAAAAGGATCCTGTTCGGCACTTTTCACCATGCGTTCCCGGGATATTTCGCCTACGGCTTCGATAATGGAGAAGTTCCTGGCGGGCGAAAAAAACGACCCGATATGGATATACCGATGAAACAGGCTGTCGGGGGAGGGAATATAAGTCCAGGTATTATTGGTGGGCATTGTTTCCCAAAGCATGGTGGTCACCTTATTATACCTGAGTTGGCCGGCCATCTCCAGGATGCCGGGCGGAGTACCTGTTATTAAGCCGGGTAAAATATCGAGCGGCAGTGTGCTCACGATCATATCATAGGTCCTGGAGCCATTAACTATCCATTGCCGACGGCTTTTATCATGGTGGATATGGTTTACGTTGAACCCGTACTCAATATTTAACCCATCGGCCAATGCATCAATAAATGTATTCTGGTCATTAGAGTTGGGATAATAAAAGCTGGCATGTGGCATCTGATCATTGGCCTGCCCGATCAATCCTTTGAAAAAGGATTGTTTATCAGGCAGGGGTAACTTCCCTTCCACCCATGCCGGGCTCATTTCCCGGGGATGCCTGTTCCATATTTTGGTATTATAGGGTATGAAGTAGGCTTCGGCCAGGGTATGGCCAAACATCTTTCTGAACCAGTCTTCGAGGGAAGCATAAGACCTGTCATCAACAGCGTTCAGAAAGTCCTTTGTGATGTTTAAAGCGAGATCGGGTGCAAATGCATGGATCTGCTTAACAGCAAATTCGATAGGATATAGCACTTCATGATCCAGCAGCTTTATTACAGCGCGCCTTTGCACGCTATGCCATTGGTCTTTACTGAGTACCTGCTCAAAGACAAACCGCAGGACTTCAGGATACTTTGAATTAAAACAATGCCCTCCTGTAGGATGCCAGGTAACACCCTCCACGGTCCTTGTTCTGGCGATGCCACCATGAACCTGGTTTCTTTCCAGTATTTCAACGTCAAAATGACCTGCAGCCAGTTTAGCAAAGCTACAACCAGCAATACCTGCTCCTAAAACACCAATTCTCTTCATGGTATTTATTATGAAAGTCGGTTAGTGGGAAATAGACTTAGTCAATAAGCCTGGAAACAAAGAGCCAATACATTGCTGGAGGTTGATATACCTGGGTGCAGGCGGTGTGTCTGCCAGGCCGGTAAAGGCGACGGCTGTGGCATATGCTCTATCCATTTCTATGGATACAATGCTCCATTGTTCTCCTTCTACAGCTATTATATCATCCGTTACATCTATAGCAGCAAGCGGCAGGGATAGCCCCTTCCCTATTGCTTTCACGACAGCTTCTTTCCTTGCCCATAACCTGTAAAACAAGGCG encodes:
- a CDS encoding protoporphyrinogen/coproporphyrinogen oxidase, which encodes MKRIGVLGAGIAGCSFAKLAAGHFDVEILERNQVHGGIARTRTVEGVTWHPTGGHCFNSKYPEVLRFVFEQVLSKDQWHSVQRRAVIKLLDHEVLYPIEFAVKQIHAFAPDLALNITKDFLNAVDDRSYASLEDWFRKMFGHTLAEAYFIPYNTKIWNRHPREMSPAWVEGKLPLPDKQSFFKGLIGQANDQMPHASFYYPNSNDQNTFIDALADGLNIEYGFNVNHIHHDKSRRQWIVNGSRTYDMIVSTLPLDILPGLITGTPPGILEMAGQLRYNKVTTMLWETMPTNNTWTYIPSPDSLFHRYIHIGSFFSPARNFSIIEAVGEISRERMVKSAEQDPFLIRPLDYHVSDHAYVVFDENYAAATQRIQAYLQQAGMATLGRFGEWQYYNMDVCIKRSMDLVNQLKQKMELVKEVN
- a CDS encoding putative LPS assembly protein LptD, with translation MHGNYSAATGFGISLTGFQDTTKPRTDTIPNKTDTIPAVRDSASIRSKDSAAIKSDTFDVKMSKDSLDAPVHYAASDSIVMDVPSKKVILYSKANVKYKDMDLTADSIEMDQQKNEVVATFRRDSAGNIIGRPKMIQADTKMDADLMRFNTKTQKGITQSTITAQGEMFVQGEKIKKISPTEYFAARGIITTCNLDTPHFAFRTPKMKMVSQKLAVTGPIHPEFEGVPVPIYLPFGFFPLSQGRHSGLLPPQFTASDQFGLGLEGLGYYKVLNDYFDVILRTNIYSYGGWAAFVTPSYRKRYRYNGSMNLAYQSTRILSNDAKQEFTTAQTFNISWSHTVDSRARPGQTFSANVNAGSSKYNQYVTNNPMRNVQNNLNSSITYSKTWGTRYNLTASANHNQNNNEPALINMNLPNVAFTVNTFYPFARKELIGESKWYEKLGVGLNTNVANQISIYEKDFSLSKLIDTMQWGAQHNIPIQLSLPSLGPLQVSPGISYQEKWYSRKFRRNWNKLTNRMDTSIQKGFYTARDLSFSLGLSTAIFGKFENFGPNSPITAIRHVIRPTFSISYKPDMAAKDYYTMQVDSTGKNFYRFSYYDGTIFGPFGEGQFGGISFGLDNNIEAKVRSKKDTTDGGIKKIRLIDGFGFNGGYNFLADSFKLSTISLYFRSTLFEKINITAGANLDPYKVNDRGYRINEYAWKGGRFSPGRITNGNIAVSTSFQSKPKDDKKAKEKEDQFNNNNLPPMTPEEQMEQMNYTQQHAAEFADFNIPWSLNISYSFSFSRNFKADYSGFETKTNSNMSLNGDFNLTPKWKMGMNTYYDFNTSAIQMFTMFISREMHCWQLSINVTPVGPIRTFNFTINPKSGILRDLKVNRTRYFYGQ
- a CDS encoding OstA-like protein, giving the protein MRRFICLFVFFALAFSSVSAQVTSTPQPGADTMKVVELIYADRLRTEQKDSVTEVQTLAGKVHLKQGKTQFYCDSAVYNKHTKIVEAFGHVHINDADSVHTYADYLLYHVDTKLATLTRNAKLTDGKTTLLTDELHYDANQKIGEYFNGGRVLNNQSVLTSKEGTYYGELKDIYFKKDVVLKDPKYYLKSDSLLYNTSTETATFITKTYIEDSAKRKITTREGYYDLKHRNASFGKRPIIEDTKARTKTIADIVETDDSTGITTLIGQAVHIDSAQGVSLLANLIITNRKEETLFATQHPLMIIKQDNDSIYVTADTLFSGRLSKMKVLTQKDSLTGKTDTIKGALTINTKDRPQNDSADRYFQGYHHVRIYSDSLQAVADSMFYSGIDSVFQLFTDPIAWASNSQITGDTMYLYTKNKKPQRLYVFENGFAVNKVGKDMYNQLRGNRMNGYFIDGNIDYMRSKGNAESVFYVMDSDSALVGVNKAEGDIIDLRFLNKELNKVVVISDPKATMFPAKQATEQDKVLRSFRWLEARRPKSKFEMFEN
- a CDS encoding N-acetylmuramoyl-L-alanine amidase family protein, yielding MIKKITCFLLIATVFTVLTAFYTEPTGVMQKPVIKTIIIDAGHGGSDNGARGDYSFEKDICLGIALKLGKKLEQEFPQIKILYTRTKDEYPSIKSRADFANVNKGDLFVSIHVNAGPKIKHSNFAGYRTETYYTGKGKSRKKRTRKVPKYTIYYTDNPSNGTETYIWAADRADAKGEYVSERMSEEVNDSTEYAPDINDPEFKAKSLLWTKRYFDKSLALATMVEEEFVNGGRVSRGVKQRNEKGIWVLQATAMPSILVETGFITHRPDEDYLNSVKGQEEVAGHVLAAIKRYKEGSEGK
- a CDS encoding glycosyltransferase family 4 protein codes for the protein MKINICGIGNPHNPKVWSGTPYNILKVLEANDNLASAFSSDENTLLSRFLKFTGALYYNVKPGWERRSRTVRQINAATSVKNTRRSVSNHTLHFGTGDLPFRKLPKGQYHYIYCDSTWDLWSTHSTFRHLYSKRIIKLCEELEQLSFAQATHIFPISEYVKENLINHYHVNPSKITVVGTGPGVIKPFFGQKDYRQKKILFAAKGRFEDKGGFIVLDAFKKALREHPDMHLSIVGQKKYQQMASHPNITAYDFLSIGQLQELFNSHSLFLMPAINEPWGLVYIEAMLCKMPIVGLNRNSFPELSHYGKFGVGIDSPDAERLAGVLSNLMSDTGRLTAMGAGAQSFALQQFTWRNTVQKIIDQITLIDKNGEAPAN
- a CDS encoding N-acetylmuramoyl-L-alanine amidase family protein; this translates as MFKRFTGIVVLAVSLSMLIAFTVKQPVPHKQKPALGIIIIDPGHGGMDPGTLGSYSRESRVALAISLKLGKAIKAAFPDTKVLYTRTTDILPGQRTLKESYYYRSDFANQSNGDLFISIHCNAIGKKPGGWYEKKIVSYKNVTTGKGKKKKTKQVPVYKSYYVKNTHKGTETYIWAADRVGFKGEAINQRQEESGEKTDSSITFDMSSPESRIRAQLYEKKYFAKSLLLANHVEEAFDKGGRISYGVKQRNQEGIWVLQATGMPSILVETGFLSNTEEEKYLNSEKGQNEVVAAIVAGLKKYKASLENTK
- a CDS encoding lysophospholipid acyltransferase family protein, which produces MKFIKEILGRLFAVWAILMFILTLLVFMIPFLLFTYYLPDPKKTFRFIAQSRVWMGVYLPLIGCPLRVRGKENFEPGKNYVVVCNHNSLMDVPISSPAIPGGNKTIAKSEMAKLPVFGVIYKTGSVLVDRKSDKSRKDSYTTMKKVLGMGLHMCIYPEGTRNKTDQPLKPFHDGAFRLAIDTNKAVVPGIIFNTRKVLPPSKPFFLMPHRLAIHFLAPIPVEPNDTVETLKNRVHGVMAAYYEANRQ
- a CDS encoding MlaD family protein, which encodes MKISNETKVGSLTAIAIVILILGFNFLKGKNLADRSDKIYAEFPAVDGLQVSNPIFINGLQVGKVYGMVEKDKNLSGVVVTISLTKDINIPKNSVATISSELLGTTSIKIRLGSGGDYIQDGDTLQTAKTLGLADKLQSSLDPTLASVNKTLGSLDVVLQNLNSVLDPNTKNNLQSIVANLTSSSRSLEKLLDAQTGMLAKTLANTESVTGNLAKNNDKINATVDNLEKATAKLANVKLDEAVASLQGTLTKLGAAVDKVNSNQSSIGALLNDRKLYDQLLQTNRSLTTLLDDLRTNPKRYVNISVFGRKDKKGPLMSPIYDSTSTSKP